The following proteins come from a genomic window of Salminus brasiliensis chromosome 15, fSalBra1.hap2, whole genome shotgun sequence:
- the LOC140535822 gene encoding cyclic nucleotide-gated channel alpha-3 isoform X1, with the protein MAKICTEQSYTTRRSAFTPEPSAKWTDGEDRDHPSQGATGRISKFVLTLGGWVSHGKHSASTCSIVDGSKVVPAREDGSLDNKNGQDQLHRRNLNKNASHWPLAMLNMNNCNNTDDKKDNKEIKKDDKKQDEKKDEKKEEKKDDKKDEKKDDKKDEKKDEKKDEKKDDKKDDKKKEDPPKESWIMDPASDLYYHWLTIIAIPAFYNLMMLVTRACFNELQDSFTMIWIALDYSSDVIYYIDTFVRSRTGFLEQGLLVKDHKTLWEHYKKTPQFRYDLISMIPTDVLMLHVGVNNPELRFNRLFKMSRLFEFFDRTETRTNFPNIFRIGNLVLYILIIIHWNACIFFAISKTLGFGTDTWVYPNISDPEHGRLARKYIYCLYWSTLTLTTIGETPPPVRDIEYLFVVADFLIGVLIFATIVGNVGAMISNMNASRAEFQAKIDSIKQYMQFRKVTKDLEARVVKWFDYLWTEEKTCDEKEVLKYLPDKLKAEIAINVHLETLRKVRIFQDCEAGLLIELVLKLQPQVFSPGDYICKKGDIGREMYIIKEGKLAVVADDGVTQFVVLSDGAYFGEISILGIKGSKAGNRRTANIRSVGYSDLFALSKDDLMEALTEYPDAKKALEEKGRAILMKDGLIDESAAKEADAKDLEDKVIMLETNLEVMQAKMTRITADWAASQGRIKQRISNMEARVKTLRVDDLSEVVEDKKN; encoded by the exons ATGGCCAAAATCTGCACGGAGCAATCATACACCACCCGCAGGTCTGCCTTTACTCCGGAGCCAAGCGCTAAGTGGACTGATGGAGAAGACAG GGATCACCCTTCACAGGGAGCTACTGGCAG aatatCCAAGTTTGTTCTGACACTTGGAGGTTGGGTATCACATGGCAAACATTCGGCGAGCACCTGTTCAATTGTGGATGGTTCTAAAGTTGTGCCGGCGAGGGAAGACGGAAGCTTAGACAACAAGAATGGACAAGATCAACTCCACAGAAGGAA CTTGAATAAGAATGCCAGCCACTGGCCTCTCGCTATGCTAAATATGAACAACTGCAACAACACAGATGA caaaaaagacaacaaGGAGATAAAGAAAGACGATAAGAAACAGGATGAAAAAAAGgatgagaagaaagaagaaaagaaggatGACAAGAAGGACGAGAAGAAAGATGATAAGAAGGATGAAAagaaagatgaaaaaaaggatgaaaaaaaagatgacaaaaaggatgataaaaaaaaggaagaccCACC AAAAGAGTCTTGGATAATGGACCCCGCCTCTGACCTGTACTATCACTGGCTAACTATTATAGCAATACCTGCCTTCTACAATTTGATGATGCTTGTCACCAG AGCCTGTTTCAATGAGCTGCAGGATAGTTTTACCATGATATGGATTGCACTGGATTATTCATCAGATGTCATCTACTACATTGACACTTTTGTGAGATCCAGAACAG GTTTTCTGGAGCAAGGCTTGCTGGTGAAAGATCATAAGACATTATGGGAACACTACAAAAAGACACCACAATTCCGATATGACCTGATATCCATGATACCAACAGATGTGTTGATGCTGCATGTGGGTGTAAACAATCCTGAACTAAGATTTAATCGTTTATTTAAAATGTCTCGGCTATTTGAGTTCTTTGACCGAACTGAGACAAGGACAAACTTTCCCAACATCTTCCGGATTGGTAACCTTGTACtctatatattaattattattcactgGAATGCCTGCATCTTTTTTGCTATTTCCAAAACACTTGGCTTTGGGACAGACACGTGGGTCTACCCCAACATTAGTGATCCCGAACATGGCCGTCTGGCTAGGAAGTATATCTACTGTTTATACTGGTCCACTCTTACCCTGACCACCATCGGAGAAACTCCACCTCCTGTTAGAGATATTGAGTACTTGTTTGTTGTCGCTGACTTTCTCATTGGTGTGCTCATATTTGCTACCATTGTTGGTAATGTAGGTGCCATGATCTCCAACATGAATGCTTCACGTGCTGAATTCCAGGCCAAGATTGATTCAATTAAGCAGTATATGCAGTTCCGTAAGGTCACTAAAGATCTAGAGGCCCGTGTTGTCAAGTGGTTTGACTACCTTTGGACAGAAGAGAAGACCTGCGATGAAAAAGAAGTGCTTAAGTACCTCCCAGACAAGCTAAAGGCAGAGATTGCCATAAATGTTCATTTGGAAACACTAAGGAAGGTGCGCATCTTTCAGGACTGTGAGGCAGGACTGCTCATTGAGCTAGTGCTCAAGCTTCAACCACAGGTTTTTAGCCCTGGTGACTACATTTGCAAGAAGGGCGACATTGGCCGTGAAATGTATATCATCAAAGAAGGCAAGCTAGCTGTGGTAGCAGATGATGGAGTGACACAGTTTGTGGTGCTTAGTGATGGCGCTTATTTTGGTGAGATCAGCATCTTGGGCATAAAAGGCAGTAAGGCTGGAAACCGTCGGACTGCCAATATCCGGAGTGTTGGGTATTCGGATCTCTTTGCTCTCTCCAAAGATGACCTAATGGAGGCCCTGACCGAATATCCAGATGCCAAGAAGGCTCTTGAAGAGAAGGGTAGGGCTATTCTGATGAAGGATGGCTTAATTGATGAGTCAGCAGCCAAAGAAGCAGATGCTAAAGACCTAGAGGACAAGGTGATCATGCTTGAGACAAATTTAGAGGTGATGCAGGCTAAAATGACACGCATAACAGCAGACTGGGCTGCCAGCCAGGGCAGGATCAAGCAGAGGATCAGCAACATGGAAGCCAGAGTGAAAACACTCAGGGTGGATGACTTGTCTGAGGTAGTGGAGGATAAAAAGAACTAG
- the LOC140535822 gene encoding cyclic nucleotide-gated channel alpha-3 isoform X2, whose amino-acid sequence MAKICTEQSYTTRRSAFTPEPSAKWTDGEDRISKFVLTLGGWVSHGKHSASTCSIVDGSKVVPAREDGSLDNKNGQDQLHRRNLNKNASHWPLAMLNMNNCNNTDDKKDNKEIKKDDKKQDEKKDEKKEEKKDDKKDEKKDDKKDEKKDEKKDEKKDDKKDDKKKEDPPKESWIMDPASDLYYHWLTIIAIPAFYNLMMLVTRACFNELQDSFTMIWIALDYSSDVIYYIDTFVRSRTGFLEQGLLVKDHKTLWEHYKKTPQFRYDLISMIPTDVLMLHVGVNNPELRFNRLFKMSRLFEFFDRTETRTNFPNIFRIGNLVLYILIIIHWNACIFFAISKTLGFGTDTWVYPNISDPEHGRLARKYIYCLYWSTLTLTTIGETPPPVRDIEYLFVVADFLIGVLIFATIVGNVGAMISNMNASRAEFQAKIDSIKQYMQFRKVTKDLEARVVKWFDYLWTEEKTCDEKEVLKYLPDKLKAEIAINVHLETLRKVRIFQDCEAGLLIELVLKLQPQVFSPGDYICKKGDIGREMYIIKEGKLAVVADDGVTQFVVLSDGAYFGEISILGIKGSKAGNRRTANIRSVGYSDLFALSKDDLMEALTEYPDAKKALEEKGRAILMKDGLIDESAAKEADAKDLEDKVIMLETNLEVMQAKMTRITADWAASQGRIKQRISNMEARVKTLRVDDLSEVVEDKKN is encoded by the exons ATGGCCAAAATCTGCACGGAGCAATCATACACCACCCGCAGGTCTGCCTTTACTCCGGAGCCAAGCGCTAAGTGGACTGATGGAGAAGACAG aatatCCAAGTTTGTTCTGACACTTGGAGGTTGGGTATCACATGGCAAACATTCGGCGAGCACCTGTTCAATTGTGGATGGTTCTAAAGTTGTGCCGGCGAGGGAAGACGGAAGCTTAGACAACAAGAATGGACAAGATCAACTCCACAGAAGGAA CTTGAATAAGAATGCCAGCCACTGGCCTCTCGCTATGCTAAATATGAACAACTGCAACAACACAGATGA caaaaaagacaacaaGGAGATAAAGAAAGACGATAAGAAACAGGATGAAAAAAAGgatgagaagaaagaagaaaagaaggatGACAAGAAGGACGAGAAGAAAGATGATAAGAAGGATGAAAagaaagatgaaaaaaaggatgaaaaaaaagatgacaaaaaggatgataaaaaaaaggaagaccCACC AAAAGAGTCTTGGATAATGGACCCCGCCTCTGACCTGTACTATCACTGGCTAACTATTATAGCAATACCTGCCTTCTACAATTTGATGATGCTTGTCACCAG AGCCTGTTTCAATGAGCTGCAGGATAGTTTTACCATGATATGGATTGCACTGGATTATTCATCAGATGTCATCTACTACATTGACACTTTTGTGAGATCCAGAACAG GTTTTCTGGAGCAAGGCTTGCTGGTGAAAGATCATAAGACATTATGGGAACACTACAAAAAGACACCACAATTCCGATATGACCTGATATCCATGATACCAACAGATGTGTTGATGCTGCATGTGGGTGTAAACAATCCTGAACTAAGATTTAATCGTTTATTTAAAATGTCTCGGCTATTTGAGTTCTTTGACCGAACTGAGACAAGGACAAACTTTCCCAACATCTTCCGGATTGGTAACCTTGTACtctatatattaattattattcactgGAATGCCTGCATCTTTTTTGCTATTTCCAAAACACTTGGCTTTGGGACAGACACGTGGGTCTACCCCAACATTAGTGATCCCGAACATGGCCGTCTGGCTAGGAAGTATATCTACTGTTTATACTGGTCCACTCTTACCCTGACCACCATCGGAGAAACTCCACCTCCTGTTAGAGATATTGAGTACTTGTTTGTTGTCGCTGACTTTCTCATTGGTGTGCTCATATTTGCTACCATTGTTGGTAATGTAGGTGCCATGATCTCCAACATGAATGCTTCACGTGCTGAATTCCAGGCCAAGATTGATTCAATTAAGCAGTATATGCAGTTCCGTAAGGTCACTAAAGATCTAGAGGCCCGTGTTGTCAAGTGGTTTGACTACCTTTGGACAGAAGAGAAGACCTGCGATGAAAAAGAAGTGCTTAAGTACCTCCCAGACAAGCTAAAGGCAGAGATTGCCATAAATGTTCATTTGGAAACACTAAGGAAGGTGCGCATCTTTCAGGACTGTGAGGCAGGACTGCTCATTGAGCTAGTGCTCAAGCTTCAACCACAGGTTTTTAGCCCTGGTGACTACATTTGCAAGAAGGGCGACATTGGCCGTGAAATGTATATCATCAAAGAAGGCAAGCTAGCTGTGGTAGCAGATGATGGAGTGACACAGTTTGTGGTGCTTAGTGATGGCGCTTATTTTGGTGAGATCAGCATCTTGGGCATAAAAGGCAGTAAGGCTGGAAACCGTCGGACTGCCAATATCCGGAGTGTTGGGTATTCGGATCTCTTTGCTCTCTCCAAAGATGACCTAATGGAGGCCCTGACCGAATATCCAGATGCCAAGAAGGCTCTTGAAGAGAAGGGTAGGGCTATTCTGATGAAGGATGGCTTAATTGATGAGTCAGCAGCCAAAGAAGCAGATGCTAAAGACCTAGAGGACAAGGTGATCATGCTTGAGACAAATTTAGAGGTGATGCAGGCTAAAATGACACGCATAACAGCAGACTGGGCTGCCAGCCAGGGCAGGATCAAGCAGAGGATCAGCAACATGGAAGCCAGAGTGAAAACACTCAGGGTGGATGACTTGTCTGAGGTAGTGGAGGATAAAAAGAACTAG
- the atp1b1b gene encoding sodium/potassium-transporting ATPase subunit beta-1b, whose product MPAQNKDDGGWKKFLWNSETRELLGRTGGSWAKILLFYVIFYGFLAGIFIGTIQALLLTLSSYKPTWQDRIAPPGLTHSPRSDKAEMAFNLNEVETYLKYTKSMREFLEAYNEETQKDQMKFEDCGEQPDEYKNRGDLESEVGARKACRFLRTFLGPCSGIEDRDFGFREGKPCLIVKLNRIVNFRPKPPQSNESIPEEAQHKVQPNVIPIYCHNKREEDEGKLGEVRYYGIGGGFPLQYYPYYGKLLHPQYLQPLVAIQFVNITMNYELRIECKVFGENIHYSDKDRYQGRFDIKITVNNF is encoded by the exons ATGCCTGCTCAAAATAAAGATGACGGAGGATGGAAGAAGTTTCTATGGAATTCAGAGACGAGGGAGCTGCTCGGGCGCACCGGGGGCAGTTGGG CAAAGATCCTACTGTTCTAtgtcatcttttatggcttctTAGCTGGAATCTTTATTGGCACCATCCAGGCACTCCTCCTCACCTTAAGCAGCTACAAACCCACATGGCAAGACAGAATTGCTCCTCCAG GTCTCACCCACTCCCCTCGCTCAGACAAAGCAGAGATGGCCTTCAACTTAAATGAGGTGGAAACATATTTGAAATACACAAAGTCCATGAGAGAATTCCTTGAGGCGTATAATGAAGAAACCCAAAAAGACCAAATGAAGTTTGAAGACTGTGGAG AACAACCAGATGAATACAAGAACAGGGGAGATCTGGAGAGTGAAGTAGGTGCTAGAAAGGCTTGCAGATTCCTGAGGACGTTTCTTGGGCCTTGCTCAGGCATTGAGGACAGGGATTttggcttcagagagggaaAACCCTGCTTGATTGTCAAGCTTAATAGGATTGTGAATTTCAGACCAAAG CCTCCACAGTCCAACGAATCTATCCCAGAAGAGGCTCAGCACAAAGTCCAGCCCAATGTGATCCCTATTTACTGCCATAATAAG agagaagaagatgaagGTAAGCTTGGGGAGGTGAGATACTATGGCATTGGAGGAGGCTTCCCTCTCCAGTATTACCCTTACTACGGCAAGCTCCTGCATCCACAGTACCTGCAGCCTCTGGTGGCAATCCAGTTTGTTAACATTACCATGAACTATGAGCTCCGTATTGAGTGCAAAGTGTTCGGCGAGAACATTCACTACAGCGACAAGGATCGCTACCAGGGACGCTTTGACATTAAAATTACAGTCAACAACTTTTGA